The following coding sequences lie in one Patescibacteria group bacterium genomic window:
- a CDS encoding SPFH domain-containing protein has protein sequence MPLIILILIVLAIIFFGSIRIIEQNTVAVVEFLGKYRRTMTAGFNLKIPILEKIAERITLRQQNFSIDGKYPSNDKVIVTVSTNLIYTVNNTDQGIQHFAYVLQSRQQSIAASVENSLRTYIAKETHEGILEKKEELALHIKADLAKQFEEWGMVIMSFQITNVTFPLAITDAMSEVVASQQLRKAAENKGEATKIQAIKEAEAEKERKRLQGEGIALERSAIAEGLKQAIEVVGKATGQKTQDVMAMLTLTQYLDTLKNIGMSNNTKVIYLDSHVGKTTELIQQLSSAMETGHGYGVHNNK, from the coding sequence ATGCCCCTTATCATTTTAATTCTCATCGTGCTTGCGATCATTTTCTTCGGCAGTATTCGCATCATTGAGCAGAACACCGTCGCGGTTGTGGAATTTTTGGGAAAGTATCGCCGAACGATGACCGCGGGGTTTAATCTAAAAATTCCCATTTTGGAAAAAATTGCCGAACGCATCACCTTGCGACAGCAAAACTTTTCTATCGATGGCAAATATCCTTCGAATGACAAGGTGATCGTGACGGTTTCGACCAACCTCATTTACACGGTTAACAACACCGATCAGGGTATTCAACACTTTGCCTATGTTTTGCAGAGCCGCCAGCAATCAATCGCCGCGAGTGTGGAAAATTCTCTCCGAACCTACATCGCTAAAGAAACTCACGAAGGAATTTTAGAAAAAAAAGAAGAATTAGCACTTCACATCAAAGCTGATCTCGCTAAACAATTTGAAGAGTGGGGTATGGTCATTATGAGTTTTCAAATTACCAATGTCACATTCCCGCTTGCTATCACGGACGCCATGTCTGAAGTCGTCGCGTCACAACAGTTGCGAAAAGCGGCAGAAAATAAAGGAGAGGCGACAAAAATTCAAGCCATCAAAGAAGCCGAGGCGGAAAAAGAACGCAAGCGATTGCAGGGAGAAGGAATTGCCCTCGAACGATCAGCCATTGCTGAAGGATTAAAACAGGCGATTGAGGTCGTCGGTAAGGCGACAGGTCAGAAAACCCAGGATGTTATGGCCATGCTTACACTTACGCAATATCTCGACACTCTAAAAAATATCGGCATGTCTAATAATACTAAGGTTATTTACTTAGATTCTCACGTGGGTAAAACAACAGAACTGATTCAGCAATTAAGTAGTGCGATGGAGACGGGGCATGGGTACGGGGTACATAACAACAAGTAG
- the fusA gene encoding elongation factor G — protein sequence MNRDYPLEKVRNFGIIAHIDAGKTTTSERILYYTGMSHKIGEVHDGNTTTDWMEQERERGITITAAAITCFWNPTYMAKTDVSKKHRFNIIDTPGHIDFTVEVKRSLRVLDGAVVVFDGVAGVEPQSETNWRYAEEGKVPRICFINKLDRMGASFEFSYKSILERLSKNAVRMQIPIGLEENHEGVIDLMKMKAYHFEGEMGFEVKESEIAPENLDEAKKYRAELVERIVEHDDVLMSQYLEGKEISIDVLKTTLRKATIDAKIFPVYCGSALKNKGVQLVLDAVVDYLPSPVDMPAVKGIDPNTGNVVERKPLDSEPFSALVFKLQSDPFVGQLNFFRVYSGSVEAGSYIYNSTTGKKERLGRIVRLQANDREEVKKVYAGEIAAAIGLKDARTSHTLCDEANPIVLDAIKFAEPVISMRIEPKTKADQEKMGFALKRLTDEDPTFKVFSDSETGETVIKGMGELQLEIMVDRMKREFSVEANVGKPQVAYKETIQGAAEAEYKYIKQSGGKGQYGHVKLNIKPLEPAPEKIPKNVSRYDEFEFVDSIKGGVIPQEFIPAVEKGVKEAMERGIVAGYKMVDISCELTYGSYHDVDSSEIAYKIAASQAFQDAAKRAKPVILEPIMKVEVVTPEKFVGDVTGHLSSKRAEIQDVGERGMNKVIDAKVPLAEMFGYITTLRSMTEGRAGYTMEFDHYEAVPGNVAAGIIEARK from the coding sequence ATGAACCGTGATTATCCGTTAGAGAAAGTTAGAAATTTTGGAATTATCGCGCACATCGATGCCGGAAAAACTACCACCTCCGAGCGTATTTTGTATTACACCGGAATGTCCCACAAAATCGGTGAAGTGCACGATGGTAACACGACCACTGACTGGATGGAGCAAGAACGAGAGCGTGGTATTACGATTACCGCCGCCGCTATTACCTGTTTTTGGAATCCAACCTACATGGCAAAAACCGATGTTTCAAAAAAGCATCGTTTCAATATTATCGACACTCCAGGGCACATCGACTTTACCGTTGAAGTGAAACGCTCGCTTCGCGTGCTCGACGGAGCCGTCGTAGTTTTTGACGGAGTGGCTGGCGTCGAGCCTCAAAGCGAGACGAACTGGCGCTATGCCGAAGAAGGAAAAGTGCCTCGCATTTGTTTCATCAACAAGCTCGACCGCATGGGAGCGTCGTTTGAATTTTCCTACAAATCTATCCTCGAACGTTTGAGTAAGAACGCCGTTCGAATGCAAATTCCAATCGGACTTGAAGAAAATCACGAAGGCGTGATTGATCTCATGAAAATGAAAGCCTATCACTTTGAAGGTGAAATGGGATTTGAAGTTAAGGAATCAGAAATTGCTCCAGAAAATCTCGATGAGGCCAAAAAATATCGCGCCGAACTCGTGGAAAGAATTGTGGAGCATGATGATGTTTTGATGAGTCAATATCTTGAAGGCAAGGAAATTTCTATCGATGTTTTGAAAACCACACTTCGAAAAGCCACTATCGATGCTAAAATTTTCCCTGTGTACTGTGGTTCCGCTTTGAAAAATAAAGGTGTTCAGCTCGTACTCGACGCCGTGGTAGATTATCTTCCATCACCAGTTGACATGCCTGCAGTTAAAGGAATTGATCCAAACACAGGAAACGTTGTTGAACGAAAGCCTCTCGATAGCGAACCGTTCTCAGCGCTTGTTTTCAAATTGCAGTCTGATCCATTCGTGGGTCAATTGAACTTCTTCCGCGTCTATTCGGGAAGTGTTGAAGCGGGAAGTTATATTTACAATTCAACCACAGGAAAGAAAGAACGTTTGGGACGTATCGTTCGACTTCAGGCCAACGATCGTGAAGAAGTGAAAAAAGTGTATGCCGGAGAAATTGCCGCCGCCATTGGACTCAAAGATGCACGTACCTCGCATACCCTTTGTGACGAAGCCAATCCAATTGTGCTCGACGCTATCAAATTTGCTGAGCCAGTTATCTCGATGCGCATTGAACCAAAAACCAAGGCTGACCAGGAGAAAATGGGTTTTGCGCTCAAGCGTCTTACCGACGAAGATCCAACCTTTAAAGTATTTTCAGATTCTGAAACTGGAGAGACGGTAATCAAGGGTATGGGAGAACTCCAACTTGAAATTATGGTTGATCGTATGAAGCGCGAATTTTCTGTTGAGGCAAACGTCGGCAAGCCACAAGTGGCCTACAAAGAAACTATTCAGGGAGCCGCAGAAGCCGAGTACAAATACATTAAACAGTCTGGAGGAAAGGGTCAGTATGGTCACGTCAAACTCAATATCAAACCACTCGAACCAGCTCCTGAAAAAATACCTAAAAATGTTTCTCGTTATGATGAATTTGAATTTGTCGATTCAATCAAGGGAGGAGTTATTCCACAGGAATTTATTCCCGCCGTTGAAAAGGGAGTTAAGGAAGCGATGGAACGCGGAATTGTGGCCGGTTACAAAATGGTGGATATTTCTTGTGAACTGACTTACGGTTCGTACCACGATGTCGACTCATCAGAAATTGCTTACAAAATTGCGGCTTCGCAAGCTTTTCAAGATGCGGCCAAACGAGCCAAGCCAGTTATTTTGGAACCAATTATGAAAGTTGAAGTGGTGACTCCAGAAAAATTTGTGGGAGATGTCACGGGACACCTTTCTTCAAAACGCGCTGAAATTCAAGACGTCGGCGAACGAGGAATGAACAAGGTGATTGACGCTAAAGTACCACTCGCCGAAATGTTCGGATACATTACTACGCTTCGATCGATGACCGAAGGCCGCGCGGGATACACGATGGAATTTGATCACTATGAAGCAGTACCGGGGAACGTCGCGGCGGGAATTATTGAAGCAAGAAAGTAA